A genomic stretch from Vibrio neptunius includes:
- the icmH gene encoding type IVB secretion system protein IcmH/DotU — translation MDYLDEETLVWDTNKSDFTDKNSDESTTSWASVNASKNHHEFLNYFDKAENQLINISSELLATTLKVSTLPEPEDVTTLRHQLVSNINNIKAKGAELAYPVAVIDKLCFLYAVVLDELIIYSEWGEKRGWENKTLLSELFGMRNGGELFFTVAEKATRQPHKLIDLLEVIYIFLNIGFKGQYRETGSEQLKAFIHQLEQVISQYRQSNSIHCRTRVKQPKARKPTRRKRYLLTTLFFSTLIALSIFLTDFWYDKTMPQRARDFSFLPDFSERYILSGEVNDIVFISNDEDLVSPPQRASKVEMVDATPPPSMITSKSTWLVQLATFSSQKNADAFISTLSPSAYTPSVEQFHSYFRVIVHSESAQQAREIKAWYLEKDAIKAIVVQNRKTTKDTKKTSEAP, via the coding sequence ATGGACTATTTAGACGAAGAAACACTGGTTTGGGACACAAATAAATCTGACTTCACCGACAAAAACAGCGACGAAAGTACCACGAGCTGGGCGTCGGTCAACGCCAGTAAAAATCATCATGAATTTCTGAATTATTTCGATAAAGCAGAGAATCAATTGATCAACATCAGTAGCGAATTACTGGCGACTACCCTGAAAGTCTCAACGTTGCCCGAACCCGAAGATGTCACAACGCTGCGCCATCAGCTTGTTAGTAACATCAATAATATTAAGGCCAAAGGTGCCGAGTTAGCTTATCCCGTTGCGGTGATCGATAAACTCTGTTTTTTGTACGCGGTTGTTCTAGACGAGCTCATTATCTACAGCGAATGGGGAGAAAAGCGAGGTTGGGAGAATAAAACCTTGCTGAGTGAATTGTTTGGTATGCGTAACGGTGGTGAGCTGTTTTTTACTGTCGCAGAAAAAGCAACACGACAACCTCACAAACTTATTGATTTGCTTGAAGTTATCTACATTTTCCTAAATATTGGCTTCAAAGGTCAGTACAGAGAAACGGGTAGCGAGCAATTGAAAGCCTTCATTCACCAGCTCGAGCAAGTTATCAGCCAATACCGTCAAAGCAACAGCATTCATTGTCGCACACGGGTTAAGCAGCCTAAAGCACGCAAGCCGACACGAAGAAAACGCTACTTATTGACCACACTGTTTTTTAGTACTTTGATTGCTTTAAGCATATTCTTAACCGACTTTTGGTACGACAAAACAATGCCCCAAAGGGCCCGTGATTTCAGCTTTTTACCCGACTTCAGCGAACGTTACATCTTATCTGGAGAAGTCAATGACATCGTTTTTATCAGTAATGATGAAGATTTGGTCAGCCCACCTCAAAGAGCAAGCAAAGTCGAAATGGTGGACGCAACACCGCCTCCTTCGATGATCACAAGCAAGTCGACGTGGTTAGTACAGCTAGCAACATTTTCATCACAGAAGAATGCTGACGCTTTTATTAGTACACTATCGCCTTCAGCATACACGCCTTCAGTGGAACAATTTCACTCCTATTTCCGTGTCATTGTACACAGTGAGTCGGCGCAGCAAGCTCGTGAGATAAAGGCTTGGTATTTGGAGAAAGACGCTATCAAAGCCATCGTTGTGCAGAACAGAAAAACAACAAAAGACACTAAGAAAACATCAGAGGCTCCATAA
- the tssK gene encoding type VI secretion system baseplate subunit TssK — MFIAPQHFQQQDRYVQNYVRQNIETLAGFAPFYGVTELTINHDLLKIGKLSITSSAGVFPDGTHFELKEEVARDIPQGTIETIAFLALPISLQGNNDYGSDESEQSRYVTQSISVFDTSTSENASVEIDVAQLNISIKLAGEDTSGFTLIPISKILESNESGEVVLDRAFIPACLHYGASTLLMERMKEIHALSSNRATNLLKRIHAGQGQKSPQSMMQDYLWLQTLNTWLPWFDLTINNPKCQTHDLYLELRKFEAQVMALTPAIPEPCSQLQYQKLYDSFNPLFSSLRNMLTLVQQDSVIEFNWDSSLFERRRLLRTLIKDTASVSNRRFVLAVKSNISSAELNELFPVAAKLGNNARIVELVRNSLSGIALSPLPVAPSELKPMQGVAYFEVDTSDRMWLEMLENRDAIALHVDTRIGELEVMLYALR; from the coding sequence ATGTTCATTGCCCCACAACATTTTCAGCAACAGGATCGATATGTACAGAACTACGTTCGCCAAAATATTGAAACGTTAGCCGGATTTGCTCCCTTTTATGGTGTCACTGAATTAACCATCAATCACGATTTGCTTAAAATAGGTAAGCTCTCTATCACTTCTTCAGCTGGTGTCTTTCCTGATGGGACTCATTTTGAGCTAAAAGAAGAAGTGGCTCGAGATATCCCTCAAGGTACAATCGAAACTATCGCTTTTCTCGCTTTACCCATTTCACTGCAAGGCAACAATGACTATGGGAGTGACGAATCAGAGCAAAGCCGTTATGTCACTCAATCGATTAGCGTGTTTGATACCTCAACATCAGAAAATGCCAGCGTTGAAATAGACGTTGCACAATTAAACATTTCTATAAAGCTTGCCGGTGAAGATACGTCGGGCTTTACTCTTATCCCGATATCTAAGATTCTGGAAAGTAACGAGTCTGGTGAGGTTGTCCTTGACCGTGCCTTCATTCCAGCTTGTCTTCACTACGGCGCGTCGACACTCCTCATGGAACGAATGAAAGAAATACACGCCCTATCTTCTAACCGCGCAACCAATTTGCTTAAACGTATTCATGCCGGCCAAGGGCAAAAAAGCCCGCAGTCGATGATGCAAGACTACCTTTGGTTACAGACATTGAACACTTGGCTTCCGTGGTTCGATCTCACGATTAACAACCCCAAATGTCAGACACATGATTTATATCTGGAACTACGTAAATTCGAAGCTCAAGTCATGGCTTTAACGCCTGCGATACCTGAACCATGCAGTCAGCTTCAGTATCAAAAGCTCTATGATAGCTTTAACCCATTGTTCTCTAGTCTGCGCAACATGCTAACGCTAGTCCAACAGGATTCCGTAATCGAGTTTAACTGGGATTCTTCCCTGTTTGAGCGTCGTCGCCTTCTAAGGACCTTGATAAAAGATACGGCAAGCGTCTCTAATCGTCGTTTTGTACTGGCGGTAAAATCTAATATCAGTAGTGCTGAATTGAACGAACTTTTCCCAGTCGCTGCAAAACTGGGTAACAATGCACGTATCGTCGAGCTGGTTAGAAACAGTTTATCGGGGATCGCATTGTCTCCCCTACCTGTTGCCCCGAGCGAGCTGAAACCAATGCAAGGCGTTGCCTACTTTGAAGTCGACACTTCAGACAGAATGTGGCTAGAGATGTTAGAAAATCGTGATGCGATAGCACTGCACGTTGATACTCGCATTGGTGAATTAGAAGTCATGTTGTACGCGTTGAGATAA
- a CDS encoding transporter substrate-binding domain-containing protein, producing MVRMMPYFTFCLAIFLGLVTIANASAQTTFGPARLHLTTQDWPPYQDYKHGQMQGIALDKVKCALSHMGQPYQITMTVWSDAQLRVQSGTQHGFFVATQTAERDEYATLSAPIAQQKLRWYFGPGVEPKMDELTKVNLKFSAKFGSNKWFWLKRNGFNVVKQPRDAKVLLKLLKQRDIDVALEDEKVFESELKEASLPDDFFQSQLMDTQPMGVYFSNRFLKKYSGFLSAFNAATLKCEG from the coding sequence ATGGTCAGAATGATGCCGTATTTTACTTTCTGCCTAGCGATTTTTCTTGGCCTAGTTACTATAGCCAATGCTTCAGCACAAACGACTTTTGGTCCTGCGCGTTTGCACTTAACAACGCAGGACTGGCCTCCTTACCAGGACTATAAACATGGTCAGATGCAAGGTATTGCGTTGGATAAAGTGAAATGCGCTCTCAGTCATATGGGGCAACCCTATCAGATCACGATGACAGTCTGGTCAGACGCGCAGTTGCGAGTGCAAAGTGGTACTCAACACGGCTTTTTTGTCGCGACTCAAACAGCGGAGCGTGATGAGTATGCGACGTTATCAGCCCCGATCGCACAGCAAAAACTTCGTTGGTACTTTGGTCCTGGAGTAGAGCCTAAAATGGATGAGCTTACCAAAGTTAACCTTAAATTTTCTGCTAAATTTGGGTCCAACAAGTGGTTTTGGTTAAAGCGCAACGGATTCAACGTAGTCAAACAGCCTCGAGATGCTAAAGTATTACTAAAGCTTTTAAAACAAAGGGATATTGATGTCGCACTGGAAGATGAAAAAGTCTTTGAGAGTGAGCTAAAAGAAGCCTCTCTACCAGACGATTTTTTCCAGTCACAATTGATGGACACTCAACCTATGGGTGTTTACTTCTCGAATCGATTCCTTAAAAAATACTCTGGTTTCCTATCTGCATTTAATGCAGCGACTTTAAAGTGTGAGGGGTAA
- the tssJ gene encoding type VI secretion system lipoprotein TssJ translates to MAKWCVVLALFLIGCSSDPVPVVTQYSLAIKSDTSTNPSDSNESNPVVVRLYQLTDAQMFKQQPFIDLYSNDTQLLSANLVSKQVLPVIIPGSEQKITLDINNQTQYLAVLVEFIDYQQSEPKSVSMLPKNSDEYLQLSLSSDKAKLEVITPDSPWWKLF, encoded by the coding sequence ATGGCTAAGTGGTGTGTAGTTTTGGCTCTGTTTCTGATCGGATGTTCATCAGATCCTGTGCCTGTTGTGACTCAATACTCTTTAGCAATTAAGTCAGATACATCGACCAACCCTTCGGATTCCAATGAGTCCAATCCGGTAGTGGTTAGATTATACCAACTGACTGATGCACAGATGTTTAAGCAACAGCCTTTCATTGATTTGTACAGCAATGATACCCAGTTGCTCAGTGCCAACCTTGTATCAAAGCAAGTTTTACCAGTTATCATTCCGGGTAGTGAGCAAAAAATCACGCTAGATATCAATAATCAAACACAATATCTCGCGGTATTAGTCGAGTTTATTGATTACCAGCAAAGTGAGCCAAAGTCAGTTTCAATGTTGCCTAAAAACTCTGACGAGTATTTACAACTTAGTCTCTCAAGTGACAAGGCCAAACTAGAAGTTATTACGCCAGATTCTCCCTGGTGGAAATTGTTTTAA
- a CDS encoding type VI secretion system baseplate subunit TssG, translated as MTLISDLTQHPQQYDFAQAMRLLNHWINQNPNRVKLELKAEAMPTGDASEIQYFSFKNNRLKLRLAKQALSGVKGVIPNYIYEELLSALHNDDHALKDFLDVFNQRYFEIVSQLETGSWLVVQNELQPAKTALLNHIATLNNKHGKYFQYSMLLNQGQRNLSTLSQMLNDYFPFGIKVSTKTHERRQLPSDSLTRLGRKEQFNSRVGQGFLLGKTCLTHFSHLMVYITPKTENELIAIQADPLLASHMKELIQHYLQDNTPTSVYLNVKREYLNRPRLSSNKYNAAKLGEVDCLAPERKPQQIVSILLK; from the coding sequence ATGACATTAATTAGCGATTTAACCCAACATCCTCAACAATACGATTTCGCTCAGGCGATGCGATTACTGAATCATTGGATAAATCAAAACCCGAATCGGGTAAAGCTTGAACTTAAAGCGGAGGCAATGCCTACCGGCGACGCGAGCGAAATACAGTATTTTTCATTTAAAAACAATCGCTTGAAACTTAGGTTAGCCAAGCAGGCATTGTCTGGTGTCAAAGGTGTCATACCAAACTATATTTACGAGGAACTTTTATCCGCGCTTCACAATGACGATCATGCACTGAAAGATTTTCTTGATGTATTCAATCAGCGTTATTTTGAAATTGTTAGCCAACTGGAAACAGGTTCTTGGCTTGTTGTTCAAAATGAACTTCAACCAGCAAAAACGGCATTACTCAACCATATTGCTACACTTAACAACAAACATGGAAAGTATTTTCAGTACTCCATGTTGCTTAACCAAGGTCAGAGAAACCTTAGTACCCTGAGTCAAATGCTTAATGACTATTTTCCGTTCGGTATCAAAGTCTCGACTAAAACTCATGAGCGCCGTCAGCTTCCATCTGACTCTCTGACTCGATTGGGTCGGAAAGAGCAATTCAATAGTCGGGTTGGACAAGGTTTTTTGCTCGGAAAAACCTGCTTAACGCATTTTAGTCATTTGATGGTTTATATAACCCCAAAAACGGAAAATGAGTTGATCGCGATCCAAGCGGATCCACTGCTGGCAAGCCACATGAAGGAATTGATTCAGCATTATTTGCAAGACAATACTCCGACTTCTGTTTACCTCAACGTAAAGCGGGAGTATCTGAATAGACCTCGTCTATCCAGCAACAAATACAACGCGGCGAAACTGGGTGAAGTTGATTGCCTAGCGCCGGAAAGGAAACCACAACAAATAGTCAGTATTCTCCTGAAGTAA
- the tssF gene encoding type VI secretion system baseplate subunit TssF, which produces MTDPLMRYFEQELTFVRRALGQFGQQHSEHAERLNIHQGQIEDPSLARLLDGVALLNATVEKQLSEQLPEVVQGLLGVLYPSYIQTIPSAAYLQLSHEEDVSESVLIPKGSHFTSEAKGKLCQFTTVDDLKTAPFSLTDTAAASAPFKFNRPAGTEQSTAVIQLSLSTGDPDTYFSQLSHQDLDLFVQGFENNADSLVELLLGQTKAVSISDSECKKHVVLPAEKLKSRISDLNFLFLPQKGNQFSGFQLISEFFFFKEKRQFFRLKDFGQAIKQFDCADIKLNLFMNSIPTEFMRLFDNQVFKLDIIPAVNLFEQTGEPTNYDQRCLSIPVNADAHSESDIEVVEVKEVFEITPQGEKPLIPLFRDSYKSNPNADYWQSSRDINGQFKLAISLRPNHDLEFNKLYGTHLLCTNGKQACGISGDMECLESIDLPGSFKAIYPPTAPIEREQNLNLHWQFVGLLNGNFSSLLHSDNPTEKLKQMLQLCSREQVSAEEIQTIHSVSIKSQVSALRIMGKNVFSPGTEIELTLDTQSGFLVFSDVLNRFFQQFCSFDRYIQLSIRIYGRDGVAKRYPKIHGSQLAM; this is translated from the coding sequence ATGACTGATCCTTTGATGCGTTACTTTGAACAAGAGCTGACTTTTGTAAGGCGTGCCCTAGGACAATTTGGTCAGCAACACTCAGAGCATGCAGAACGCCTCAATATTCATCAAGGCCAGATCGAAGACCCCAGCCTCGCTCGTTTGCTCGACGGCGTTGCGTTACTCAACGCCACGGTAGAAAAGCAGCTTTCCGAGCAACTCCCTGAAGTTGTACAAGGTCTACTCGGTGTGCTCTACCCTAGTTACATTCAAACTATTCCTAGTGCCGCCTACCTACAGTTGTCTCATGAGGAAGATGTTTCAGAGTCTGTTCTGATTCCGAAAGGTTCGCACTTTACCTCAGAAGCTAAGGGAAAACTTTGCCAGTTTACCACCGTTGATGATTTAAAGACGGCGCCATTCTCCTTAACGGATACAGCAGCAGCCAGCGCACCATTCAAGTTTAATCGTCCAGCTGGCACTGAGCAGTCTACTGCTGTTATTCAACTTTCGTTGTCAACAGGCGATCCCGACACCTATTTTTCACAACTGAGTCATCAAGATTTAGATCTCTTTGTGCAAGGTTTTGAGAACAACGCAGACTCACTGGTTGAATTACTGTTAGGTCAAACTAAGGCGGTATCCATCTCTGATAGCGAATGCAAAAAACACGTTGTTTTACCAGCAGAAAAGCTAAAGAGCCGCATCAGCGATCTCAATTTTTTGTTTTTGCCACAAAAGGGCAATCAGTTTTCAGGTTTTCAACTAATCAGCGAGTTTTTCTTTTTCAAAGAGAAGCGCCAGTTTTTTCGCTTAAAAGATTTTGGGCAAGCCATTAAGCAATTCGACTGCGCTGACATCAAGCTCAACTTATTTATGAATTCGATACCAACCGAGTTCATGCGTTTATTTGACAATCAAGTGTTTAAACTCGACATCATTCCTGCAGTCAACCTGTTTGAACAAACGGGCGAGCCGACGAATTATGACCAGAGATGCTTAAGTATTCCTGTCAACGCAGATGCACACAGCGAAAGTGATATTGAAGTTGTTGAAGTCAAAGAAGTATTCGAGATCACCCCTCAAGGGGAGAAGCCGTTAATTCCTTTGTTTAGAGATAGCTATAAGTCAAACCCAAATGCAGATTATTGGCAAAGCTCTCGAGATATTAATGGTCAGTTTAAACTTGCCATCAGTTTAAGACCTAATCACGACCTTGAGTTCAATAAACTCTATGGAACACATCTTCTGTGTACCAATGGAAAACAGGCATGTGGTATTAGCGGCGACATGGAATGCCTTGAAAGCATCGATTTGCCAGGTTCCTTTAAGGCTATTTACCCACCGACTGCGCCCATTGAGCGAGAACAGAATCTGAATTTGCACTGGCAATTTGTTGGCTTACTGAATGGTAACTTTTCGTCCCTTCTCCACTCAGATAACCCAACAGAAAAGCTCAAGCAGATGCTTCAACTATGCAGTCGTGAGCAAGTATCAGCAGAAGAAATTCAGACAATCCATAGCGTCTCAATTAAATCTCAGGTTTCAGCTTTACGTATAATGGGTAAGAACGTCTTCTCTCCTGGCACTGAAATAGAGTTGACACTCGATACTCAGAGTGGGTTCCTTGTATTTAGTGATGTTCTCAATCGCTTCTTCCAACAGTTTTGTAGCTTTGACCGTTATATCCAGCTGTCTATCCGAATCTATGGAAGAGATGGTGTTGCCAAGCGCTACCCTAAAATTCATGGGAGCCAACTAGCAATGTGA
- the tssE gene encoding type VI secretion system baseplate subunit TssE has translation MGFWKTFIEPNSSSQSEEIDDIKYHLTKLLESESSLVDIDDRFTELQRSNLRFGIEDVQLLSASLDQTQLALRLESYIKHFEPRLTQVMVELLERKENENALVFNIIARARTSKGEQELIFDSKISLNDLTTVMTEDSYD, from the coding sequence ATGGGATTTTGGAAAACGTTTATAGAGCCGAATAGCTCAAGCCAAAGCGAAGAGATTGATGATATCAAATATCACCTAACTAAACTTCTCGAGTCTGAATCATCCCTAGTCGATATTGATGATCGATTCACAGAGCTACAGCGTTCTAATTTGCGCTTTGGCATAGAAGATGTTCAGCTCTTGAGTGCCAGCTTAGATCAGACCCAACTAGCATTGCGTCTAGAAAGTTATATCAAGCACTTTGAGCCCCGCCTTACTCAGGTAATGGTTGAGTTACTTGAACGTAAGGAAAATGAGAACGCACTGGTTTTCAATATAATCGCTAGAGCAAGAACCTCCAAAGGAGAGCAAGAACTGATATTCGACTCTAAGATTTCACTCAACGATTTAACCACGGTAATGACGGAGGATAGTTATGACTGA
- the tssH gene encoding type VI secretion system ATPase TssH: MTQVTLTNLVAKLSPELKQALEVSAGAAMNQNVPSIETEHWLLQLLSQQDKHLNSLIQSQNLSQDNLVNELSSKIARFPKGNEGQPTLSQALTEIVKDAWMIASVNYGHGEVISLHLVQAMLQQNVLGMNTLQLESLQSVSLESLQGLINKTAVARSKTSAAADGSGGAPVGNDALSKYTTNLTQQALDGNIDPISGRNSEVRKAIDILCRKRQNNPIMVGEPGVGKTAVVEGLALRIAANEVPGALQGVQIHSLDLGLLQAGASVKGEFENRLKDVINEVKNSEKPIIVFIDEAHTLIGAGGAAGQNDAANLLKPALARGEFKTIAATTWAEYKKYFEKDPALTRRFQVVSIEEPNAEDAKQMLRGIAASLQKHHGAFIAESAIDAAVHLSIRYLPSRQLPDKAISLLDTASARIALTQGAKPEVIEALEQTIRYQQNEKAALEKEHALFGIAEDEIAELTGEIADNEKKLADYQARWKKEVDFVDQIKELQQEISDEQTENSVDKAKQDKLNELIDQLGELQGEEPLVNAMVDDNTIAQVIANWTGIPVGNMMSDEIARLLSLEEELDKRVIGQDVAKQELAKAIRISRAGLTDSRKPIGVFLMCGPSGVGKTETAMALAEQLYGGSNDLTVINMTEFKEEHKISMLLGSPAGYVGFGEGGVLTEAIRRNPYSVLLLDEMEKAHPGVHDLFYQIFDKGHIKDSEGRTVDFKNTIIIMTSNAADQAICDVCADNSERLSNEELLESIRPDLQHYFKPAFLGRTTIVPYYPLNDEELSKITEISLNRIKKKLAEQYQASFTWNEGFVEYVVGKNTDPTTGGRAVEQIINRSLMPKLAEECISRLSQQQPITQVSVTTANCEEGFDLTIK; encoded by the coding sequence ATGACGCAAGTTACGCTAACAAATCTAGTCGCCAAGTTGTCACCAGAATTGAAACAAGCACTTGAAGTTTCTGCTGGGGCCGCTATGAATCAAAATGTCCCTTCTATTGAGACAGAACATTGGCTGTTGCAGTTGCTTTCACAGCAAGACAAACACTTAAATAGCCTCATTCAGTCACAAAACCTATCTCAGGATAATTTGGTCAACGAGCTGTCCTCGAAGATTGCTCGTTTTCCAAAAGGGAATGAGGGTCAGCCAACGCTTAGCCAAGCACTCACCGAAATCGTAAAAGACGCTTGGATGATTGCTTCGGTAAACTATGGCCATGGTGAAGTTATAAGCCTTCATTTGGTTCAAGCCATGCTGCAACAAAACGTACTTGGAATGAACACTCTGCAGTTGGAAAGCTTACAAAGTGTATCATTGGAGTCTTTACAAGGTCTTATCAACAAAACAGCCGTTGCACGTTCTAAAACCAGTGCCGCCGCAGATGGCTCAGGCGGAGCACCTGTCGGTAACGATGCACTCAGCAAGTATACAACAAACCTGACTCAGCAGGCTCTCGATGGAAACATAGACCCAATTTCGGGACGCAATTCAGAAGTACGTAAAGCCATAGACATTCTTTGTAGGAAGCGCCAAAACAACCCTATCATGGTTGGGGAACCAGGGGTTGGTAAAACAGCAGTTGTAGAAGGTTTGGCATTGCGCATTGCGGCCAATGAAGTTCCAGGCGCACTTCAAGGCGTACAAATTCATTCGTTGGATCTTGGTTTGCTGCAAGCAGGTGCGAGTGTAAAAGGTGAATTCGAGAACCGACTCAAAGATGTGATCAACGAAGTAAAGAATAGCGAAAAGCCGATTATTGTTTTCATTGATGAAGCTCATACCCTAATTGGCGCAGGAGGCGCGGCAGGCCAGAACGACGCAGCAAACTTATTGAAACCCGCTCTTGCTCGCGGTGAGTTCAAAACCATCGCAGCGACCACATGGGCAGAGTACAAAAAGTACTTTGAAAAAGATCCGGCATTAACTCGACGCTTCCAAGTCGTGTCGATCGAAGAACCGAATGCAGAAGACGCGAAACAAATGCTTCGTGGTATTGCGGCGTCACTGCAAAAACACCACGGCGCCTTTATCGCTGAATCCGCTATCGATGCCGCAGTTCATTTGTCTATTCGCTACCTACCTAGTCGCCAGTTGCCTGATAAGGCGATTAGCTTACTCGACACTGCAAGTGCTCGTATCGCCCTTACTCAAGGCGCTAAACCTGAAGTTATTGAAGCACTTGAGCAGACGATCCGTTATCAGCAAAATGAAAAAGCAGCGCTAGAAAAAGAGCACGCTCTGTTTGGCATTGCAGAAGATGAAATTGCCGAACTCACTGGCGAAATTGCAGATAACGAAAAGAAACTCGCAGATTACCAAGCTCGTTGGAAGAAAGAGGTCGATTTCGTTGACCAAATCAAAGAGCTTCAGCAAGAAATCAGCGATGAACAAACCGAAAATAGTGTTGATAAAGCCAAGCAAGACAAACTGAATGAACTTATCGATCAGTTGGGTGAATTGCAGGGTGAAGAGCCGCTGGTCAACGCAATGGTTGATGACAATACCATCGCTCAGGTCATCGCTAACTGGACTGGTATCCCGGTCGGAAACATGATGAGTGATGAAATCGCTCGACTTTTATCTCTAGAAGAAGAACTAGATAAGCGTGTCATCGGTCAAGATGTAGCAAAACAAGAACTAGCCAAAGCGATCCGAATTTCTCGTGCAGGCCTTACCGACAGTCGAAAACCGATTGGCGTGTTCCTCATGTGTGGCCCAAGTGGTGTGGGTAAAACCGAAACAGCCATGGCGCTTGCAGAGCAACTATACGGTGGTAGCAACGATCTGACAGTAATCAACATGACCGAGTTTAAAGAGGAACATAAAATATCTATGTTACTTGGTTCTCCTGCTGGCTATGTTGGCTTTGGTGAAGGCGGAGTTTTGACGGAAGCTATTCGTCGAAACCCTTATTCAGTCTTGTTACTCGATGAAATGGAGAAAGCGCACCCTGGCGTCCATGATCTGTTCTACCAGATTTTCGACAAAGGCCATATTAAAGACAGTGAAGGCCGAACTGTCGACTTTAAGAACACCATCATCATCATGACATCCAACGCAGCAGATCAGGCCATCTGTGATGTTTGTGCGGACAATAGTGAGCGCCTAAGCAATGAAGAGCTTCTCGAATCAATTAGGCCAGATCTTCAACACTACTTTAAACCTGCATTCCTCGGACGTACGACTATTGTGCCGTACTACCCATTAAACGATGAAGAATTGTCTAAAATTACTGAAATATCTCTCAATCGAATTAAGAAAAAACTCGCTGAGCAATATCAGGCTTCGTTTACATGGAATGAAGGCTTCGTAGAGTACGTCGTTGGCAAGAACACTGACCCTACGACAGGTGGACGCGCCGTTGAGCAGATCATTAACCGCTCTTTGATGCCTAAACTCGCAGAAGAATGTATCAGTAGATTGAGTCAGCAACAGCCAATCACTCAAGTTTCCGTTACGACCGCAAATTGTGAGGAAGGATTCGATCTTACGATTAAGTAA